A stretch of the Lolium perenne isolate Kyuss_39 chromosome 3, Kyuss_2.0, whole genome shotgun sequence genome encodes the following:
- the LOC127321546 gene encoding uncharacterized protein, translating into MPNPSCLTWPRQHTETSQPRWGDYSVQGLNIKVVAAVPDKDALPGGDGRRVRIPPYFWGEGPVARLASRFGRKGKTRKGGGFPVHAGYSEARALVGKGTVADLRRLSLEAEDLVAEMFASIDGGGQHKDERFGAEAARPRVVQLRLSPELALWKSMQHAIDNVLPRKGAGLTQASPRAIALLGAGDWPEAMTTTNALFGCGIASLLIGAADARTMFSNYVTDMAFYYEHGYNHVFPSLHRLLREGIADAHARRTLGGRQRREAVAAGVRYIQAKIALEAAHRTRLKDAAARMDRRTAQVVSLSESSLLGMAAEATARGFDAGAVMSDLVFSSPGTDVVDVGCDLVNSEVMNSFLNVADITASGVVSEPALRAIYDAYAATGARMLTQRWHEPVARMCAALYTWHIQNDRHMFLRRVVLGWPKARKSPARPQREADFDEVFDADFRTTGFSRPLDPAYACDGGDTCNHVRRFLDHYQDEDLLGALWSSLVTGPLEYARRGEVDEQREQYLAESSRLLMAQLFSKGLVVHMVWLIAHANHHAWQVNYLFEAAMFGSILDGGALIGKLDRAEGEEEAQGQ; encoded by the coding sequence ATGCCGAATCCATCCTGTCTCACCTGGCCTCGCCAGCACACGGAGACATCCCAACCCCGCTGGGGTGACTACTCTGTCCAAGGCCTCAACATTAAGGTCGTCGCCGCGGTGCCGGACAAGGATGCTCTTCCCGGCGGCGACGGCAGGCGAGTTAGAATCCCTCCGTACTTCTGGGGCGAGGGTCCCGTTGCCCGGCTGGCGAGTCGATTTGGCCGGAAGGGGAAGACGAGGAAAGGTGGCGGCTTCCCAGTACACGCGGGCTACTCGGAGGCGAGGGCCTTGGTCGGCAAGGGAACCGTGGCGGACTTGCGAAGGCTGTCCCTCGAGGCGGAAGACTTGGTGGCAGAGATGTTTGCTAGCATCGATGGCGGCGGCCAgcacaaggacgagcggttcggcGCGgaagcggcgcggcccagggtggTGCAACTGCGGCTGTCGCCGGAGCTTGCGCTGTGGAAAAGCATGCAGCACGCGATCGACAACGTGCTGCCCCGCAAGGGCGCGGGGCTGACCCAAGCCTCGCCGCGGGCGATCGCCTTGCTAGGGGCCGGCGACTGGCCCGAGGCCATGACGACCACCAACGCCCTGTTCGGCTGCGGCATCGCGAGCCTGCTCATTGGCGCCGCAGACGCGCGCACCATGTTCTCCAACTACGTCACCGATATGGCCTTCTACTACGAGCACGGGTACAACCACGTCTTCCCCTCGCTCCACCGGCTGCTGCGCGAAGGGATCGCCGACGCGCACGCGCGGCGCACCCTCGGCGGCCGGCAGCGGCGcgaggccgtcgccgccggcgtgcGGTACATCCAGGCCAAGATCGCGCTCGAGGCGGCGCACAGGACGCGCCTCAAGGACGCCGCCGCGCGGATGGACCGCCGGACCGCCCAGGTCGTCTCCCTGTCCGAGAGCAGCCTGCTCGGCATGGCGGCCGAGGCCACGGCCCGGGGCTTCGACGCCGGCGCCGTCATGAGCGACCTCGTCTTCAGCTCGCCCGGCACCGACGTCGTCGACGTGGGCTGCGACCTGGTCAACTCCGAGGTCATGAACTCGTTCCTCAACGTCGCCGACATCACCGCCTCGGGCGTCGTGAGCGAACCGGCGCTGCGGGCCATCTACGACGCGTACGCCGCCACGGGCGCGCGCATGTTGACCCAGAGGTGGCACGAGCCCGTGGCCAGGATGTGCGCCGCGCTGTACACGTGGCACATACAAAACGACCGGCACATGTTCCTCCGCCGCGTCGTCCTCGGATGGCCCAAGGCCCGCAAGTCGCCGGCGCGGCCCCAGCGCGAGGCCGACTTCGACGAGGTCTTCGACGCCGACTTCCGCACCACCGGCTTCAGCAGGCCGCTTGACCCCGCGTACGCCTGCGACGGCGGCGACACCTGCAATCACGTCCGCCGCTTCCTCGACCACTATCAGGACGAGGACCTGCTCGGCGCCCTCTGGTCGTCACTCGTCACCGGTCCGCTCGAGTACGCCCGGCGGGGCGAGGTGGACGAGCAGCGCGAGCAGTACCTCGCCGAATCCTCGCGCCTGCTAATGGCTCAGCTCTTCTCCAAGGGCCTCGTCGTCCATATGGTCTGGCTAATCGCCCATGCCAACCACCACGCCTGGCAGGTTAACTACCTATTCGAGGCCGCCATGTTTGGCAGCATCCTGGACGGGGGCGCATTGATAGGCAAGCTCGATCGGGCAGAGGGCGAGGAGGAAGCGCAAGGCCaatag